In Electrophorus electricus isolate fEleEle1 chromosome 6, fEleEle1.pri, whole genome shotgun sequence, a single genomic region encodes these proteins:
- the clcn5a gene encoding H(+)/Cl(-) exchange transporter 5 yields the protein MMNNTGYCSESFNSLQSATSDEDMVEIAGATLDFSSTDDVPPLDRDHGAGGIGNGLKEAPKLMDFLDEPLPGVGTYEDFNTIDWVREKSKDRDRHREIASQSKESTWALMKSISDAFSGWLLMLFVGLMSGALAGGIDISAHWMTDLKEGVCLSAFWFNHEHCCWNSNENTFQERDKCPKWKSWAELIIGSNDGPFAYIMNYVMYVCWALLFSFLAVSLVRAFAPYACGSGIPEIKTILSGFIIRGYLGKWTLMIKTITLVLAVSSGLSLGKEGPLVHVACCCGNILCHLFTKYRKNEAKRREVLSAAAAVGVSVAFGAPIGGVLFSLEEVSYYFPLKTLWRSFFAALVAAFTLRSINPFGNSRLVLFYVEFHSPWHLVELVPFVLLGIFGGIWGAFFIRANIMWCRRRKTTRLGHYPVLEVLVVTAVTAVLAFPNSYTRMSTSELISELFNDCGLLDSSQLCNYANVSDIERGSNALPDRPASHDVYTAMWQLALALVFKMLITVVTFGMKVPSGLFIPSMAVGAIAGRLLGVGMEQLAYYHHDWVLFRGWCSPGADCITPGLYAMVGAAACLGGVTRMTVSLVVIMFELTGGLEYIVPLMAATMTSKWVADALGREGIYEAHIRLNGYPFLEPKEEFSHKTLAMDVMRPRRSDPPLSVITQDGMSVEEVETLITDTSYSGFPVVVSHESQRLVGFVLRRDLVISIENARQRQDGVVSTSQIFFTEYTPPQLPSSPSPLKLRGILDLSPFTVTDHTAMDIVVDIFRKLGLRQCLVTHNGRLLGIITKKDILKHMAQIANRDPDSILFN from the exons GAGGAATTGGGAATGGACTGAAAGAGGCTCCTAAACTGATGGATTTTCTTGACGAACCATTGCCTGGAGTGGGCACTTATGAAGACTTCAACACCATTGATTGGGTTCGTGAGAAGTCCAAGGACCGGGATCGTCACAGAGAG ATTGCCAGTCAGAGTAAAGAGTCGACCTGGGCTTTGATGAAGAGCATTAGTGATGCTTTCTCTGGTTGGCTCCTGATGTTATTTGTTGGACTGATGTCAG GTGCCCTTGCTGGTGGGATTGACATCTCTGCTCACTGGATGACAGACCTGAAGGAGGGGGTGTGTCTCAGTGCCTTTTGGTTCAACCATGAGCATTGCTGCTGGAACTCTAATGAGAACACATTCCAGGAGAGAGACAAATGTCCTAAATGGAAGAGCTGGGCTGAGCTCATCATTGGCTCCAATGATGGGCCCTTTGCCTACATTATGAattatgtaatgtatgtgtgctgggccctcctcttctccttccttGCTGTGTCTCTAGTTAGGGCCTTTGCGCCCTATGCCTGTGGGTCAGGTATTCCTGAG ATTAAGACCATTCTCAGTGGGTTTATCATTCGTGGTTACCTGGGCAAGTGGACTCTGATGATTAAAACCATTACTCTGGTGCTGGCTGTCTCATCTGGTCTCAGTCTGGGCAAAGAAGGGCCACTGGTTCATGTGGCCTGTTGCTGTGGAAACATCCTTTGCCATCTTTTCACCAAGTACCGAAAGAATGAGGCCAAAAGGCGAGAG gtgctttctgctgcagctgcagttGGTGTTTCAGTGGCATTCGGTGCTCCTATTGGAGGAGTTCTTTTCAGCCTGGAAGAG GTGAGTTATTACTTCCCCTTAAAGACACTGTGGCGCTCTTTCTTTGCGGCTTTGGTGGCTGCCTTCACACTGCGCTCCATCAACCCATTCGGGAACAGCCGTCTGGTGCTTTTCTATGTTGAGTTCCATTCCCCCTGGCACCTCGTGGAGCTTGTACCATTTGTGCTGTTGGGCATCTTTGGTGGCATCTGGGGCGCCTTCTTTATCCGAGCCAACATCATGTGGTGTCGCCGGCGAAAGACCACACGCCTGGGCCACTACCCGGTGCTGGAGGTGCTGGTAGTGACGGCAGTCACAGCAGTGCTGGCGTTCCCCAACAGCTATACTCGCATGAGCACCAGTGAGCTTATCTCAGAGTTGTTCAATGACTGTGGCTTGCTGGACTCCTCTCAACTGTGCAATTACGCAAACGTGAGTGACATTGAGCGTGGCAGCAATGCCCTGCCCGACCGGCCTGCCAGCCATGACGTCTACACAGCCATGTGGCAGCTGGCGCTGGCTCTCGTGTTCAAGATGCTGATTACCGTGGTGACCTTTGGCATGAAG GTACCTTCAGGCCTGTTCATCCCCAGCATGGCTGTGGGAGCGATAGCAGGTAGGCTGCTTGGAGTGGGCATGGAGCAGCTGGCATACTACCACCATGACTGGGTCCTCTTCAGAGGCTGGTGCTCGCCTGGAGCAGACTGCATTACACCAGGCCTTTACGCCATGGTTGGTGCAGCTGCCTGCTTGG GTGGTGTGACCCGTATGACTGTCTCGCTTGTGGTCATCATGTTCGAACTGACCGGAGGCTTGGAGTATATTGTGCCTTTAATGGCTGCCACTATGACCAGTAAATGGGTGGCGGATGCACTGGGCCGCGAGGGCATCTATGAGGCCCACATCCGGCTGAATGGCTACCCTTTCCTAGAGCCCAAAGAGGAGTTCAGCCACAAGACTCTAGCCATGGATGTTATGCGCCCCCGCCGTAGCGACCCTCCACTCTCTGTCATAACACAGGATGGCATGAGTGTAGAGGAAGTGGAGACTCTGATCACTGACACATCTTACAGCGGTTTCCCTGTGGTCGTCTCGCATGAGTCACAGAGGCTTGTGGGCTTTGTACTACGCAGAGACCTGGTCATCTCCATCG AGAATGCTCGACAGCGGCAGGACGGTGTGGTTAGCACTTCACAGATTTTCTTCACAGAGTACACACCCCCTCAGCTGCCCAGCAGCCCTTCACCCCTAAAGTTGCGTGGTATCTTGGACCTAAGTCCCTTCACTGTTACTGACCACACTGCCATGGACATTGTGGTCGACATCTTCCGCAAACTCGGACTGCGACAGTGCCTCGTCACTCATAATGG GCGCTTACTGGGTATCATCACCAAAAAGGATATTTTAAAGCACATGGCCCAAATAGCCAACCGTGACCCAGACTCCATACTTTTCAACTGA
- the tnfsf10l3 gene encoding tumor necrosis factor (ligand) superfamily, member 10 like 3, which translates to MEVPTAAFSFEHEEQPFGRNALASEANLNYLRSVNSESSSFIMVQPKSRMEAPSKLWMTMIVIVMIILQVASTAGLLVYLNMSMAHARSQGVSEELRCLGLLNALEKEQDVPDGLVQLFGEPCIKLAEGIKAYISKVTENIISQHAFQERQTTGQPRSKFLTVGNPRPSAHLTLRDSGLQGLTSLTPQMDLHQSCRHLVRSWGNQSFGSHLHNMTVSNGHLRIPQTGRYYLYAQVYFRYITLSSISQQSSSESHQVVQCVYKKTAYARPIQLLKGVGTKCWAPDSENALHSIYQGGLFELRAGDEIFVSVSSPLVVHADDSSSYFGAFHFDL; encoded by the exons ATGGAAGTGCCTACTGCAGCATTCTCTTTTGAGCACGAGGAACAGCCGTTCGGAAGGAATGCGCTGGCATCTGAAGCCAACCTTAATTATTTAAGATCTGTGAATAGCGAATCGAGCTCATTCATTATGGTTCAGCCGAAAAGTCGCATGGAAGCACCCTCGAAATTATGGATGACGATGATTGTTATCGTCATGATTATTCTTCAAGTTGCTTCGACTGCCGGACTCCTCGTTTACCTTAATATGTCCATGGCCCAC GCCCGGAGCCAGGGCGTTTCTGAGGAACTGCGGTGTTTAGGGCTCCTGAATGCTCTGGAGAAAGAGCAGGATGTGCCTGATGGCCTGGTGCAACTCTTTGGTGAACCCTGCATCAAGCTGGCTGAGGGAATTAAGGCATATATTTCCAAG gtAACAGAAAACATCATCTCCCAACATGCCTTTCAAG aaagacaaacaacagGCCAGCCACGTTCAAAATTTCTCACTGTTGGGAACCCACGGCCTTCTGCTCACCTCACCCTCAGAGACAGTGGActacagg GCCTTACATCCTTAACCCCTCAAATGGATCTCCACCAATCCTGCCGTCACCTTGTACGTTCCTGGGGCAACCAGAGCTTTGGCTCCCACCTCCACAACATGACGGTGTCTAACGGGCATCTGCGTATCCCCCAGACAGGACGCTATTACTTGTACGCCCAGGTTTACTTCCGCTATATCACACTCTCCAGCATCAGCCAGCAGTCCAGCTCAGAGAGCCACCAAGTGGTTCAATGTGTGTATAAGAAGACAGCATATGCACGACCCATACAGTTGCTGAAGGGAGTGGGCACTAAGTGCTGGGCACCAGACAGTGAGAATGCCCTCCACTCCATCTACCAGGGAGGCCTTTTCGAGCTTCGAGCAGGTGATGAaatctttgtctctgtgtcctccCCTTTAGTAGTACATGCAGATGACTCATCGAGTTATTTTGGAGCTTTCCACTTTGATCTATGA
- the LOC113575158 gene encoding short transient receptor potential channel 2-like — protein sequence MAPIRIKHVVSFTSQDLKSCVANLCDTTVDSRPWLCSPLDRSGVLKVDLQLERASTIGYIDVGNFGSAFIQIDVGRSSWPLDHPYVTLLPNATLMSPSDARCGTGKQGVRMFKKADFLPNGAEESWDRLRVTCSQPFNKRCQFGLSFLRLRTAEQYSDEASGPLEGMAAEIQSIPHKMQSVREWLSSPAVQHTFGSELRGDSPRETQRNHGGLSRAERMLKATQSITRAPPDALTSHPFKDETKSQNTQFVAPSTGSKTSTTQAHRRRSLKRQNQAIMVSTPKRTRSSVSENAAHKTILTGTPTRPGTRNKIKSFKYSPIKTSIPATSPAQNSPESPETICPLCGVSFSQDYLPLHAASCQDPSPVGFLDATETEIMTSLTTSPTLNINRDELTVPCPVCSFRFPTFCILEHASTCGDTVWVDFYLFFLYFDMMENLTADQWREIVNKKMHFPPELINAIHKGNMSNVRSLLKTGDGIIRQLDESEDRQWREALNLSIRLGNEDTMDTLLQGVKFDFRQIHEALLVAVDTNQPFIVKRLLDRLDQEKGNKMDVRSFSQAIFDHSIDDSQFAPGVTPLTLACQKDLYDIVNMLTQKGHVIPWPHKVSCACLECRNGRQYDLLKFSLSRINTYRGLASRAYLSITSEDAMLGAFHLSRDLRRLSKKEPEFKPQYLALEELCQEFAVELLGMCRNQSEVTTILNNCGFEDDSSEDEFDKQTFEEGIPNLSRLRLAVNYNQKQFVAHPICQQVLSSIWCGNLSGWRGSTLAWKLLVSVGIFLTMPFLCLIYWIAPKSKVGKTLKIPVIKFLLHSASYLWFLIILLGESITMEMYRDSFASRQQNILHNSFHMVWVAGFFWFECKEVWIEGVRSYFLDLWNCLDIMMLSMYLASFTLRVVIMLKGYFLCQSPESQAECIYFTQTMRGDWQQEDPQLIAEVLFAVTSMLSFTRLAYILPAQESLGTLQISIGKMIDDMIRFLFILMIIGTAFLCGINNIYVPYVISPYLGRFNETFQFLFWTMFGVVNKEYVDIPDYVVAQFVGRILYGIFTLLIVIVLLNMLIAMITNSFQKIEDDADVEWKFARSKLYLSYFREGLTMPVPFNIIPSPKAVFYIIRAIFRRICCCCNFSSTPEYPPIVTMSNEINNGGTDEKVSYKQQVIRALVQRYIESARREFEETKRKDVGNRITELSKVVGRLHTEMKNMHQTMLDIEEARVDPSGKSASSILGKYIRGAKNNFIGFNSSISTESRTGPLLVNVHHREPDSNTDMVEEKDAGDVCNGKTDQGLEVEGDGEDEAMVEEGGSSEIMDEEGVIDGKTEVTMSCGQGEITSDDHSAVDMKNTEQDTDRDAGDCEKDDETKKMEEGRATEGKSEEFSTPGVNVVTEGRTGIVSFMAKRIEERNENETSNFKGKKVVSPTSSNGSHDTGFGSQELDLCQQP from the exons ATGGCACCTATCAGAATTAAACATGTTGTCTCATTTACGTCCCAG GATCTAAAGAGCTGTGTGGCCAATCTGTGCGACACCACTGTAGACAGCAGACCGTGGCTGTGTAGTCCATTAGACCGCAGCGGGGTCCTTAAAGTAGACCTTCAGCTGGAACGAGCTTCTACCATCGGATACATTGACGTTG GCAACTTTGGTTCTGCATTCATTCAAATAGACGTGGGCCGCTCTTCATGGCCATTAGACCATCCTTATGTCACACTGCTGCCCAATGCGACCCTGATGAGTCCCTCAGATGCACGATGTGGCACAGGAAAGCAGGGTGTTCGAATGTTCAAGAAAG CTGACTTCTTGCCTAATGGTGCAGAAGAGAGCTGGGACAGGCTACGGGTCACCTGTAGTCAGCCCTTCAACAAGCGCTGTCAGTTTGGCCTGTCCTTCCTGCGCCTTCGTACTGCTGAGCAGTACAGTGATGAGGCTTCTGGCCCTCTGGAGGGCATGGCTGCTGAAATCCAG AGCATACCACATAAGATGCAGTCTGTAAGGGAGTGGCTTTCCAGCCCTGCTGTACAACACACCTTTGGTTCAGAGCTGAG AGGTGACTCCCCAAGAGAGACCCAGAGGAATCATGGGGGTCTGAGCAGGGCAGAGCGCATGCTAAAAGCCACCCAGTCTATCACAAGAGCCCCCCCTGATGCCTTAACCAGCCATCCTTTTAAAGATGAAACCAAGTCCCAGAACACACAATTTG tggCACCTTCAACTGGAAGTAAAACCAGCACAACTCAGGCGCATAGGAGAAGATCATTAAAAAG GCAAAATCAAGCAATCATGGTTTCTACTCCAAAGAGGACCAGATCTTCAGTCAGTGAGAACGCTGCACATAAAACCATCTTAACTGGTACACCAACCAGACCTGGAACCAGGAACAAGATTAAGTCATTTAAATACAGCCCTATCAAAACTAGTATACCAGCTACGTCACCTGCACAGAACAGTCCTGAGTCTCCTGAGACCATATGTCCGTTATGCGGAG TGTCTTTCAGCCAAGACTACTTGCCCCTCCATGCTGCTTCTTGTCAGGATCCTAGTCCAGTTGGGTTTTTGGAtgctacagagacagagatcatGACCTCTCTGACTACTTCCCCAACTCTTAACATCAACAGAGATGAGCTCACAGTGCCGTGTCCTGTGTGCTCCTTCCGATTCCCTACATTCTGCATTCTGGAGCATGCCAGCACTTGTGGTGACACTGTATGGGTGGACT tttatttatttttcctgtatttTGACATGATGGAAAACCTCACG GCGGACCAATGGCGAGAGATTGTGAACAAAAAAATGCACTTCCCACCAGAGCTCATCAATGCCATCCACAAGGGGAACATGTCCAATGTCCGTAGCCTGCTGAAGACGGGTGATGGTATCATCCGTCAGCTGGACGAGTCAGAAGACAGGCAGTGGAGAGAAGCACTGAACCTCTCTATCAGACTGGGCAATGAGGACACAATGGACACTCTGCTTCAGGGAGTCAAGTTTGATTTCCGACAGATCCACGAGGCTCTGCTTGTGGCAGTGGACACCAATCAACCATTCATCGTGAAGCGCCTCCTCGACCGACTGGATCAagagaaaggaaacaaaatggATGTGCGTTCCTTCTCTCAGGCTATTTTTGACCATTCCATTGATGACTCTCAGTTTGCACCCGGGGTCACACCACTGACGCTGGCTTGCCAGAAAGACCTGTATGACATAGTCAACATGCTCACGCAGAAGGGCCATGTCATCCCTTGGCCACACAAGGTCTCATGTGCGTGCCTGGAGTGCCGGAATGGCCGCCAGtatgacctgctgaagttctcACTGTCACGCATTAACACCTACCGTGGCTTGGCTAGCCGGGCCTACCTGTCCATCACCTCTGAGGATGCCATGCTTGGTGCCTTTCATCTAAGCCGAGACCTTCGCAGACTCTCCAAGAAGGAGCCTGAGTTCAAG CCCCAGTACCTTGCCCTTGAGGAGCTGTGTCAGGAGTTTGCTGTGGAATTGCTTGGAATGTGCCGAAATCAAAGTGAGGTCACCACCATTCTGAATAACTGTGGGTTTGAGGATGACAGCAGTGAAGATGAGTTTGACAAACAGACATTTGAGGAAGGCATACCGAACTTGAGTCGCTTACGACTCGCTGTCAACTACAACCAGAAGCAG TTTGTAGCCCACCCAATCTGCCAGCAGGTGCTTTCCTCTATCTGGTGTGGAAATTTGTCAGGCTGGAGAGGGAGCACACTGGCTTGGAAACTCTTGGTATCTGTGGGGATTTTCCTCACCATGCCCTTCCTCTGCCTCATCTACTGGATTGCCCCAAAATCAAAG gtGGGGAAAACTTTGAAAATTCCAGTGATCAAATTTCTCCTGCACTCTGCCTCCTATTTGTGGTTTCTCATCATTTTGTTAGGGGAGTCCATTACCATGGAGATGTATCGGGATTCATTTGCATCCAGGCAACAGAACATCTTACACAACTCTTTCCACATGGTGTGGGTGGCTG GGTTCTTTTGGTTTGAGTGTAAGGAGGTCTGGATTGAGGGTGTGCGAAGCTACTTCCTGGACCTGTGGAACTGTCTGGATATTATGATGCTCAGCATGTATTTGGCCTCTTTCACCCTGCGTGTGGTTATCATGCTGAAAGGCTATTTCCTGTGCCAGTCACCTGAAAGTCAAGCAGAGTGCATCTACTTTACCCAGACAA TGCGTGGGGACTGGCAACAGGAGGACCCTCAGCTGATAGCTGAAGTGCTCTTTGCCGTGACCAGCATGCTGAGTTTCACACGCCTTGCCTACATCCTACCTGCACAAGAGTCTTTGGGAACCCTGCAGATCTCCATCGGGAAGATGATTGACGACATGATAAG GTTCTTGTTTATCTTGATGATTATTGGCACAGCCTTTCTATGTGGCATTAATAATATCTACGTTCCTTATGTCATCTCTCCTTATCTTGGAAG GTTTAATGAGACTTTCCAATTTCTGTTCTGGACCATGTTTGGCGTGGTCAACAAGGAATATGTGGATATACCCGACTATGTTGTGGCTCAGTTTGTGGGCAGAATCTTATATGGGATCTTTACCCTTCTCATTGTCATTGTGCTGCTCAACATGCTCATTGCCATGATCACAAACTCTTTTCAGAAGATTGAG GACGATGCTGATGTTGAGTGGAAATTCGCACGCTCCAAGCTTTATTTAAGCTACTTCAGAGAGGGACTCACTATGCCTGTCCCTTTCAACATCATTCCATCACCAAAGGCTGTTTTTTACATCATCCG AGCAATTTTCAGAAGAATCTGCTGCTGTTGCAATTTTAGTTCAACTCCAGAGTATCCGCCCATTGTCACTATG tcaaatgaaataaataacgGTGGCACAGATGAGAAGGTGTCATACAAACAGCAAGTCATCCGGGCTCTGGTACAACGCTATATTGAGTCTGCCAGGAGAGAGTTTGAAGAGACAAAACGCAAAG ATGTTGGAAATCGAATAACAGAGCTAAGTAAAGTGGTTGGCCGCCTTCACACTGAAATGAAGAACATGCACCAGACAATGTTAGACATAGAAGAGGCCCGAGTGGATCCGTCAGGCAAAAGTGCCTCCTCTATCCTTGGAAAGTACATTAGGGGTGCCAAAAACAACTTCATAGGCTTTAACAGTAGTATCTCAACAGAGAGTAGAACAGGCCCTTTGCTAGTCAATGTACACCATCGAGAACCTGATTCCAACACTGATATGGTTGAGGAGAAAGATGCAGGGGATGTGTGTAATGGAAAGACAGATCAGGGTTTGGAAGTGGAAGGAGATGGTGAGGATGAGGCAATGGTTGAGGAAGGAGGATCCTCAGAGATCATGGATGAGGAGGGAGTCATTGATGGAAAGACTGAGGTTACCATGAGCTGTGGACAGGGAGAAATCACCAGTGATGACCATTCAGCAGTAGATATGAAGAACACTGAGCAAGATACAGATAGGGATGCAGGTGATTGTGAGAAGGATGATGAGACAAAGaagatggaggaggggagagcTACTGAAGGTAAGTCTGAGGAGTTTAGCACACCTGGAGTGAATGTAGTAACTGAGGGGAGAACTGGGATTGTAAGTTTTATGGCTAAACGAATagaggaaagaaatgaaaacgAGACTTCAAATTTTAAAGGCAAGAAGGTAGTTTCTCCCACTAGTAGCAATGGCTCTCATGATACTGGTTTTGGCTCTCAAGAACTAGACCTCTGCCAACAACCCTGA
- the rrm1 gene encoding ribonucleoside-diphosphate reductase large subunit yields MPDLSSDSRICFALFFKNMHVIKRDGRQERVMFDKITSRIQKLCYGLNAEFVDPTQITMKVIQGLYSGVTTVELDTLAAETAATLTTKHPDYAILAARIAVSNLHKETKKVFSDVMEDLYNYVNPLNKWHSPMISKETLDVVLENKDRLNSAIIYDRDFSYNFFGFKTLERSYLLKINGKVAERPQHMLMRVAVGIHKEDIAAAIETYNLLSEKWFTHASPTLFNAGTNRPQLSSCFLLAMRDDSIEGIYDTLKQCALISKSAGGIGVAVSCIRATGSYIAGTNGNSNGLVPMLRVYNNTARYVDQGGNKRPGAFAMYLEPWHFDIFDFLELKKNTGKEEQRARDLFYALWIPDLFMKRVETNADWSLMCPNDCPGLNECWGEEFEKLYTRYEQDGRAKRVVKAQQLWYTIIESQTETGTPYMLYKDACNRKSNQQNLGTIKCSNLCTEVIEYTSKDEVAVCNLASIALNMYVTPERTYDFQKLASVTKVIVRNLNKIIDINFYPVPEAEKSNKRHRPIGIGVQGLADAFILMRFPFESAEAQLLNTQIFETIYYAAMESSCELAAEHGPYETYVGSPVSKGILQYDMWDRTPTDLCDWKALKQKIAKHGVRNSLLIAPMPTASTAQILGNNESIEPYTSNIYTRRVLSGEFQIVNPHLLKDLTERGLWNEDMKNQLIAHNGSIQGIPTIPDDLKELYKTVWEISQKVVIKMAADRGAFIDQSQSLNIHIAEPNYGKLTSMHFYGWKQGLKTGMYYLRTKPAANPIQFTLNKEKLKEKQDTKSREETKERNKAAMVCSLDNRDECLMCGS; encoded by the exons ATGCCAGACCTCAGTTCTGATTCTAGaatttgttttgcacttttctTCAAAAATATGCACGTGATCAAGCGAG ATGGACGCCAGGAGCGTGTTATGTTTGATAAAATCACCTCACGTATTCAGAAGCTCTGCTATGGACTTAATGCTGAATTTGTTGATCCT ACTCAGATCACCATGAAGGTTATCCAGGGCCTGTACAGCGGTGTGACTACTGTTGAGCTGGACACACTAGCTGCAGAGACTGCAGCCACTCTCACCACCAAACACCCTGACTATGCCATCCTGGCAGCCCGCATTGCAGTCTCCAACCTGCACAAGGAGACCAAAAAGGTCTTCAGTG ATGTTATGGAGGACCTTTATAACTATGTTAATCCATTGAATAAATGGCACTCACCTATGATCTCCAAAGAGACCCTTGACGTAGTCTTGGAAAATAAGGAT CGCCTCAATTCAGCCATCATCTATGACAGGGATTTCTCGTACAATTTCTTTGGCTTCAAG ACTTTGGAACGGTCATATTTGCTTAAGATAAATGGAAAAG TCGCAGAGAGGCCTCAGCACATGCTAATGAGAGTAGCAGTTGGGATCCATAAGGAGGATATTGCTGCTGCCATTGAGACCTACAACCTGCTATCTGAGAAGTGGTTCACTCATGCCTCACCTACGCTCTTTAATGCCGGTACCAACAGGCCTCAGCTCTCCAG CTGTTTTTTGCTGGCTATGCGTGATGACAGCATTGAAGGGATCTATGACACACTGAAACAATGTGCCCTTATCTCAAAATCTGCTGGAGGCATCGGTGTGGCAGTGAGCTGCATTAGAGCCACGGGCAGTTACATTGCAGGA ACAAATGGCAATTCAAATGGACTGGTTCCTATGCTCCGTGTGTACAACAACACAGCACGCTATGTTGACCAGGGAGGAAACAAG AGGCCTGGAGCGTTCGCCATGTACCTGGAGCCCTGGCACTTTGACATCTTTGACTTCCTGGAGCTGAAGAAGAACACTGGTAAAGAAGAGCAGAGGGCCAGAGATCTGTTCTATGCCCTCTGGATCCCTGACCTCTTCATGAAGAGAGTGGAGACCAATGCG GACTGGTCTCTCATGTGTCCAAATGACTGTCCCGGGTTAAATGAATGCTGGGGAGAAGAGTTTGAAAAACTGTACACGAG GTATGAGCAGGATGGCAGGGCGAAGCGAGTGGTGAAGGCCCAGCAGTTGTGGTACACCATCATTGAGTCTCAGACAGAGACTGGCACTCCCTACATGCTCTATAAAGATGCCTGCAATCGGAAGAGCAACCAGCAGAATCTGGGCACCATCAAATGTAGCAACCTTTGCACAGAAGTCATAGAGTATACCAGCAAAGATGAG gtGGCTGTGTGCAACCTTGCATCCATTGCTCTCAACATGTACGTCACACCTGAGAGAACCTATGATTTCCAAAAATTGGCATCTGTCACAAAGGTTATTGTTAGGAACTTGAACAAAATCATTGACATAAATTTTTACCCTGTCCCAGAG gcagagaaatCTAACAAGCGTCACAGGCCCATTGGCATAGGAGTACAGGGTCtggctgatgcttttatcctcATGCGTTTCCCCTTTGAAAGTGCAGAAGCTCAGCTGCTCAACACGCAAATCTTTGAAACAATCTACTATGCTGCCATGGAATCCAGCTGTGAGCTGGCTGCTGAGCATGGCCCATATGAGACCTACGTTGGCTCTCCTGTCAGCAAGGGT ATCCTGCAATATGACATGTGGGACAGGACCCCAACAGACTTATGCGACTGGAAGGCCCTGAAGCAGAAGATTGCCAA GCACGGCGTGCGCAACAGTCTGCTGATAGCCCCCATGCCCACTGCCTCCACAGCGCAGATTCTGGGTAACAATGAGTCCATAGAGCCTTACACAAGCAACATCTACACGCGCAGGGTACTGTCTGGAGAGTTTCAG ATTGTGAATCCTCACTTGCTGAAAGACCTCACAGAACGAGGACTGTGGAACGAAGACATGAAAAATCAGCTGATTGCTCATAATGGATCGATCCAG GGTATCCCCACAATCCCAGATGACCTGAAGGAGTTGTATAAGACTGTATGGGAGATCTCCCAGAAGGTGGTTATTAAGATGGCTGCTGACAGAGGAGCTTTCATTGACCAGAGCCAGTCCCTCAATATCCACATTGCTGAGCCCAACTATGGCAAGCTCACCAGCATGCACTTTTATGGTTGGAAGCAG GGCCTCAAGACTGGCATGTACTACCTGCGGACAAAGCCAGCAGCCAACCCTATCCAGTTCACCCTCAACAAAGAGAAACTGAAGGAGAAGCAAGACAccaagagcagagaggagaccaAGGAGCGGAACAAAGCTGCAATGGTGTGCTCTCTGGATAATCGTGATGAGTGTCTGATGTGTGGCTCATAA